In Actinomadura citrea, a single window of DNA contains:
- the dnaB gene encoding replicative DNA helicase, whose amino-acid sequence MSVADIGPQEHEFERTPPHDISAEQGVLGGMLLSQDAIAEVVELLRTPDFYRPAHQIIYDVVLDLYGRGDPADAVTVAGELTKNGEIGRIGGAPYLHTLISLVPTAANAGYYAKIVHERAILRRLVEAGTRIVQMGYAADGADADEVLDRAQAEVFAIAEKRAGEDYVALSEIMPGALDEIEAIGSRGGQMVGCPTGFADLDALTNGLHPGQMIVVAARPAMGKALHVATPLPTPAGWTTMGEVRPGDQLIGADGRPTRVVAATEVMRGRPCYEIEFSDGEVIVADARHQWRTTEENASREASRVPGRRPAAGEAQQPVAEAACRGPLPGRGNAPLRATAGMAGRSGPRTHRLTDARLVVPQATNASGARDAELVHAADRSSGAGDPGGALPGSPSQGEGHGTASPHEGETVHRIETTEQIFAALDGGPRRAVEFAAVFDLPEADLPLDPYVLGAWLGAGDDDDARITCLDGSVITQIEATGQEVAAEAVFGCHLLSGVRGRLASLGLLGGKHIPSRYLRASAAQRRALLAGLLDVCGHISRDGRLDVAVPSARLAGDLRELLVSLGHDVAMTADPPGEDLWQLSFVPAETVFRLPRKAARQRADVHPKAPVRYIVDVRPVESVPVRCVQVDNDDHMYLAGRSCVPTHNSTLALDFARAASIKHGLASAFFSLEMGRNEITMRLLSAEARVALHAMRSGTMQDEDWTRLARRMSEVAEAPLFIDDSPNMSMMEIRAKCRRLKQQHDLRLVIIDYLQLMTSGKRVESRQVEVSEFSRSLKLLAKELGVPVIALSQLNRGPEQRTDKKPMVSDLRESGSIEQDADMVILLHREDAYEKESPRAGEADLIVAKHRNGPTATVTVAFQGHYSRFVDMAQ is encoded by the coding sequence GTGAGCGTTGCGGATATCGGGCCGCAGGAGCATGAGTTCGAGCGCACCCCCCCGCACGACATCTCGGCCGAGCAGGGCGTCCTCGGCGGCATGCTGCTCTCCCAGGACGCCATCGCCGAGGTCGTGGAGCTGCTGCGCACCCCCGACTTCTACCGTCCCGCCCACCAGATCATCTACGACGTCGTCCTCGACCTCTACGGTCGCGGCGACCCCGCCGACGCCGTCACCGTCGCCGGCGAGCTCACCAAGAACGGCGAGATCGGCCGCATCGGCGGCGCCCCCTACCTGCACACCCTGATCTCCCTGGTGCCCACGGCGGCCAACGCCGGGTACTACGCCAAGATCGTCCACGAGCGCGCGATCCTGCGCCGCCTGGTCGAGGCCGGCACCCGCATCGTCCAGATGGGCTACGCCGCCGACGGCGCCGACGCGGACGAGGTCCTCGACCGCGCGCAGGCCGAGGTCTTCGCCATCGCCGAGAAGCGCGCCGGCGAGGACTACGTCGCGCTGAGCGAGATCATGCCCGGCGCCCTGGACGAGATCGAGGCGATCGGCAGCCGCGGCGGCCAGATGGTCGGCTGCCCCACCGGCTTCGCCGACCTGGACGCCCTCACCAACGGCCTGCACCCCGGCCAGATGATCGTCGTCGCCGCGAGGCCCGCCATGGGCAAGGCCCTGCACGTCGCCACGCCGCTCCCGACCCCGGCCGGCTGGACGACGATGGGCGAGGTCAGGCCCGGCGACCAGCTGATCGGAGCCGACGGGAGGCCGACCCGCGTGGTCGCGGCGACCGAGGTGATGCGCGGCCGCCCCTGCTACGAGATCGAGTTCTCCGACGGCGAGGTCATCGTCGCCGACGCCCGGCACCAGTGGCGCACCACCGAGGAGAACGCCTCCCGGGAAGCGTCCCGCGTTCCCGGCCGGCGACCGGCCGCGGGCGAGGCCCAGCAGCCGGTCGCCGAAGCCGCCTGCCGCGGCCCTCTCCCAGGTCGCGGGAACGCCCCGCTTCGCGCGACCGCGGGCATGGCCGGCAGGTCCGGCCCGCGCACGCATCGCCTCACCGACGCCCGCCTCGTCGTGCCTCAGGCAACGAACGCCTCCGGCGCGCGCGACGCCGAACTGGTCCACGCCGCCGACCGCTCCTCGGGGGCGGGTGACCCCGGCGGAGCGCTCCCGGGTTCACCGTCCCAGGGGGAAGGCCACGGAACCGCCTCGCCGCACGAGGGCGAGACCGTCCACCGGATCGAGACGACCGAGCAGATCTTCGCGGCTCTGGACGGCGGCCCCCGCCGCGCCGTCGAGTTCGCCGCCGTGTTCGACCTCCCCGAGGCCGACCTGCCGCTCGACCCCTACGTCCTCGGCGCGTGGCTCGGCGCCGGCGACGATGACGACGCCCGCATCACCTGCCTGGACGGCTCCGTCATCACCCAGATCGAGGCCACCGGCCAGGAGGTCGCCGCGGAGGCCGTCTTCGGGTGCCATCTGCTGTCCGGCGTACGCGGGCGGCTCGCTTCACTCGGCCTCCTCGGCGGCAAGCACATCCCGTCCCGGTACCTGCGGGCCTCAGCCGCTCAGCGACGGGCGCTGCTGGCCGGGCTGCTCGACGTTTGCGGGCACATCTCCAGGGACGGCCGCCTCGACGTCGCCGTCCCGTCCGCACGCCTCGCGGGCGACCTGCGCGAGTTGCTCGTCAGCCTCGGCCATGACGTCGCCATGACCGCCGACCCCCCCGGAGAAGACCTCTGGCAATTGAGCTTCGTCCCTGCCGAGACGGTGTTCCGGCTGCCGCGCAAGGCGGCCCGGCAGCGCGCTGACGTCCACCCGAAGGCGCCGGTGCGGTACATCGTGGATGTGCGGCCCGTCGAGAGCGTGCCGGTGCGGTGCGTCCAGGTCGACAACGACGACCACATGTACCTGGCGGGACGCTCCTGCGTCCCGACCCACAACTCGACGCTCGCCCTCGACTTCGCCCGCGCCGCGTCCATCAAGCACGGGCTGGCCTCGGCGTTCTTCAGCCTGGAGATGGGCCGCAACGAGATCACGATGCGCCTGCTGTCCGCGGAGGCGCGGGTGGCGCTGCACGCGATGCGGTCCGGCACCATGCAGGACGAGGACTGGACGCGCCTCGCCCGGCGCATGAGCGAGGTCGCCGAGGCGCCGCTGTTCATCGACGACTCGCCGAACATGTCGATGATGGAGATCCGTGCGAAGTGCCGCCGCCTCAAGCAGCAGCACGACCTGCGCCTGGTGATCATCGACTATCTGCAGCTGATGACGTCGGGCAAGCGCGTCGAGAGCCGCCAGGTCGAGGTCTCGGAGTTCTCCCGCTCGCTGAAGCTCCTCGCCAAGGAACTGGGCGTCCCGGTCATCGCGCTCTCCCAGCTCAACCGAGGCCCCGAGCAGCGAACCGACAAAAAGCCCATGGTGTCCGATCTTCGTGAATCGGGCTCTATCGAGCAGGATGCGGACATGGTGATCCTGCTGCACCGCGAGGACGCCTACGAGAAGGAGTCGCCCCGCGCCGGCGAGGCCGACCTCATCGTCGCCAAGCACCGCAACGGCCCCACCGCCACCGTCACGGTCGCCTTCCAGGGCCACTACAGCCGCTTCGTGGACATGGCCCAGTAA
- a CDS encoding MATE family efflux transporter: MTTPRRLATAHDREILRLAVPAFGALVAEPLFLLSDSAIVGHLGTAQLGGLGVAGQALNTLVYLCVFLAYGTTAGVARQVGAGDLRGAIRQGIDGMWLALAIGAVLIVAGWPLIPWIVDAFGASPGVAPYAETYLRVSLFGIPSMLVVLAGTGVLRGLQDTRTPLLVSIGGFSLNLLLNVVFVIVLGWGIAGSAWGTVLAQTGSAVVYVAVVLRAALRHGAMVRPDWDGLRTSATAGFGLLVRTAALRVVLIVGTSIAARMGDPEIAAYQVGFQVWTLLAFALDAIAIAGQAITGRYLGASDITATRAVTRRMVWWGIGCGVVFGLAVLVIRPWLPALFTSDGDVRNLLLASLLLVAALQPVAGVVFVLDGILIGAGDGAYLAVTTLVATAVFLPAALVVHRTDAGLVGLWVAIGLWMLTRMITLSLRARGDRWMVTGAVR, encoded by the coding sequence ATGACGACCCCCCGGCGGCTCGCGACCGCGCACGACCGCGAGATCCTGCGCCTCGCCGTGCCGGCCTTCGGCGCGCTCGTCGCCGAACCCCTCTTCCTGCTGTCGGACTCGGCCATCGTCGGACATCTCGGCACCGCGCAGCTGGGCGGGCTCGGGGTCGCCGGGCAGGCCCTGAACACGCTCGTCTACCTCTGCGTCTTCCTCGCCTACGGCACCACCGCGGGCGTGGCCCGCCAGGTCGGCGCGGGGGACCTGCGGGGGGCGATCAGGCAGGGCATCGACGGCATGTGGCTCGCGCTCGCCATCGGCGCCGTGCTGATCGTGGCGGGCTGGCCGCTGATCCCCTGGATCGTGGACGCGTTCGGAGCGTCCCCGGGTGTGGCGCCCTATGCCGAGACGTACCTGCGGGTGAGCCTGTTCGGGATCCCGTCGATGCTGGTCGTCCTGGCCGGGACGGGGGTGCTGCGCGGCCTCCAGGACACGCGCACGCCCCTGCTCGTGTCGATCGGCGGCTTCTCGCTGAACCTGCTGCTCAACGTGGTGTTCGTCATCGTGCTTGGTTGGGGGATCGCCGGATCCGCGTGGGGCACCGTCCTCGCGCAGACCGGCAGCGCGGTCGTGTACGTGGCCGTGGTGCTGCGCGCGGCGCTGAGGCACGGCGCCATGGTCCGCCCCGACTGGGACGGGTTGCGGACGTCTGCCACGGCCGGTTTCGGGCTGCTGGTACGGACGGCGGCGCTGCGCGTCGTGCTCATCGTCGGAACGTCGATCGCGGCGCGCATGGGGGACCCGGAGATCGCCGCGTACCAGGTCGGGTTCCAGGTGTGGACGCTGCTGGCGTTCGCGCTCGACGCCATCGCGATCGCCGGCCAGGCCATCACCGGGCGCTACCTGGGCGCGTCCGACATCACCGCCACGCGGGCCGTCACGCGCCGGATGGTGTGGTGGGGCATCGGCTGCGGCGTCGTGTTCGGCCTGGCCGTCCTCGTGATCCGGCCGTGGCTGCCCGCCCTGTTCACCTCCGACGGCGACGTCCGGAACCTCCTGCTCGCCTCGCTGCTCCTCGTGGCGGCGCTGCAGCCGGTCGCCGGGGTGGTGTTCGTCCTGGACGGCATCCTGATCGGGGCGGGCGACGGCGCCTACCTCGCCGTGACGACGCTGGTCGCCACGGCCGTCTTCCTGCCCGCCGCTCTCGTCGTCCACCGGACGGACGCGGGCCTGGTCGGCCTCTGGGTCGCGATCGGCCTGTGGATGCTGACCCGGATGATCACACTGAGCCTGCGCGCCCGCGGCGACCGCTGGATGGTCACCGGCGCCGTCCGCTGA